A single genomic interval of Brienomyrus brachyistius isolate T26 unplaced genomic scaffold, BBRACH_0.4 scaffold113, whole genome shotgun sequence harbors:
- the opn5 gene encoding LOW QUALITY PROTEIN: opsin-5 (The sequence of the model RefSeq protein was modified relative to this genomic sequence to represent the inferred CDS: deleted 2 bases in 2 codons; substituted 2 bases at 2 genomic stop codons), with product MKKRMAGKPFLMASSLSHQWPFGWEGCRHYGWISFFFGCGSLITLTIISLDRYLKICHLRYGIWLQWXHAFLALIFIWVYAAFWATVPLLGWGELAPQPFGTSCTLDWWLTQTSVSGQSFILSILFFCLILPISIIGFSYVKIICTVESSAQAVSRFDTGNKHRHTVEMKLTKVAVLVCAGFLIAWIPYAVVSVWSAFGEADSVPITASVVPTLLAKSSAMYNPIIYQVFNCERALCFKGIRXRRHYSTSRFYTISVGVKDSPAIEASAEM from the exons ATGAAGAAGAGAA TGGCCGGCAAGCCGTTCCTCATGGCTTCCAGCTTGTCCCATCAGTGGCCCTTCGGCTGGGAGGGTTGCCGCCATTATGGATGGATTAGCTTCTTTTTTGGGTGTGGTAGCCTCATCACCTTGACGATCATCAGCCTGGATCGCTACCTGAAGATCTGTCACTTGAGATAT GGAATCTGGCTGCAATGGTGACATGCCTTCCTGGCACTGatattcatctgggtatatGCCGCCTTCTGGGCCACCGTGCCGCtgctgggctggggggagctG GCCCCTCAGCCGTTCGGCACCTCCTGCACCCTGGACTGGTGGCTGACCCAAACTTCCGTCTCGGGCCAAAGTTTCATCTTGAGCATCCTCTTCTTCTGCCTCATCCTCCCCATCAGCATTATCGGCTTTTCCTATGTCAAGATCATCTGCACAGTCGAATCGTCTGCCCAGGCGGTGTCCCGATTTGACACCGGGAACAAACACAGGCACACCGTGGAGATGAAACTCACTAAA GTGGCAGTGTTGGTTTGCGCAGGATTCTTAATAGCGTGGATTCCCTACGCCGTGGTGTCTGTGTGGTCTGCCTTTGGGGAGGCCGATTCTGTTCCCATCACAGCCTCTGTGGTGCCAACCCTGCTGGCTAAGTCATCCGCTATGTACAACCCCATCATATACCAGGTCTTCAACTGCGAGAGGGCCCTCTGCTTCAAAGGAATAAGGTAAAGGAGACACTACAGCACATCAAG GTTTTACACCATCTCAGTTGGGGTA AAAGACTCTCCAGCTATTGAAGCCTCCGCTGAAATGTGA